A genomic region of Candidatus Methylacidiphilales bacterium contains the following coding sequences:
- a CDS encoding LamG-like jellyroll fold domain-containing protein, whose translation MTSFPQVPVTLAPDGAWTWFNDPRALFKDGVLYFGYMRNSDGKSVLSSYTPGSGSPVELWTSSWNEIDDHDNPALLKRQDGTLMAFYARHAGTSTSLEYRASNNNPSLPSNWGGEQAYNSSERISYANPYQLSLENGRIYHFMRNLNFNPTFITSDDGGASWSPAKMLILTGNASSVRPYVKYCSDAAGRIDFLYTDGHPRDVANSLYHAYYSGNAVYKTDGSLLKTASALPLLHDAGERGSVIYQYSDAATTDPNNHIPGGRAWCWDITYGSGGSPVCVFSVQSDFVTGPNWYNDRIYYYYARWVPGSGWQKRFIAHAGRPLYGSEDDYAGGISIDPADPNVVYLSTNAANPFDLSTLTNVPLNTNERYEIYRGVTTDGGLTFSWQAVTSNSTADNLRPYVPRDHSGYNYALLWMRGTYSSYLSWSTSVQGYFSNSFLNKAPVISLLSPATGSAVLPGTSGRMRLRADVSDDGQPSPVTTQWNLLSGPAAVTFDNATDRDTRATFIQTGKYILRLTASDSELTTTKDVTVHVGNADPTSPALWLKLDESSGTAATDISGNSNHGTLTGSASWQTDAVAGRALRLNGSNSYLNIPDAATLEPGSAFSLSYWFKANSYNTAGAGLVSKRDAPTTNNSFTTFLQGNPLDAAYKKISVDINGNTSRFTSSTQFALGTWYHVTVVYDGTQPAAQRARLYVNGLLDATASEPFTSVPDYPSAIKIGLTHAGASTWFDGAVDDIRFFQRALTDSEISSLAGTLNIAPLVSTGTPPAATSAVPANLSGSVSDDGRGGALTSFWELVSGPGTVVFGNATGASSSATFSRAGSYRLRLSASDTQAETNNELTITVSPNSAVFADFIQEAFPEGTNPALLIPNADPDGDGVSNLTEFALGMNPSLPDAKTHTGLANGLPAWQIPDSGSGFLSFTMRRPKSLLDINYRVEVSGNLGTWSDALLTGPAQDNGNGTETLTYRDTVPMSSATKRFIRLRIEQP comes from the coding sequence GCGGAACAGCGACGGCAAGTCGGTCCTTTCTTCTTACACTCCGGGCAGCGGCAGCCCCGTCGAGCTGTGGACAAGTTCCTGGAATGAAATCGATGACCACGACAACCCCGCGCTCTTGAAGCGGCAGGACGGAACGCTGATGGCCTTCTATGCCCGGCATGCCGGAACCTCCACCAGCCTGGAATACAGGGCTTCCAACAACAATCCGTCACTGCCCTCGAACTGGGGCGGCGAGCAGGCCTACAACAGCAGCGAGCGGATCAGCTACGCCAACCCCTACCAATTATCGCTCGAGAACGGCCGGATCTACCACTTCATGCGCAACCTCAATTTCAACCCCACCTTCATCACCAGCGATGATGGTGGGGCCTCCTGGTCCCCGGCTAAGATGCTGATCCTCACCGGAAACGCCAGCTCCGTCAGGCCCTATGTCAAATACTGTTCGGATGCCGCCGGACGGATCGACTTCCTCTACACCGACGGACACCCGCGGGACGTGGCCAACTCCCTGTATCACGCCTATTACTCGGGCAACGCGGTCTACAAGACCGACGGCAGTCTTTTGAAAACGGCATCGGCCCTTCCCTTGCTTCACGACGCCGGGGAACGCGGATCCGTCATCTATCAATACAGCGATGCGGCCACCACGGACCCCAACAATCATATCCCTGGAGGGCGGGCCTGGTGCTGGGACATCACCTACGGATCCGGGGGCAGCCCCGTGTGCGTCTTCTCGGTCCAATCGGACTTTGTCACCGGCCCGAATTGGTACAATGACAGGATCTATTACTACTACGCCCGTTGGGTGCCGGGCAGTGGGTGGCAAAAACGTTTCATCGCGCATGCCGGCCGGCCTCTGTACGGATCCGAAGACGATTATGCCGGCGGTATCAGCATCGATCCGGCCGATCCCAATGTGGTCTACCTGTCCACCAACGCGGCCAATCCCTTCGATCTCTCCACCCTCACCAATGTCCCCCTCAACACCAATGAACGCTACGAAATCTACCGGGGCGTGACGACCGACGGCGGCCTCACTTTTTCCTGGCAGGCCGTGACCTCCAATTCGACCGCCGACAATCTGCGTCCCTACGTGCCCCGTGACCACAGCGGATACAACTACGCCCTGCTTTGGATGCGGGGAACCTATTCCAGTTATCTCAGCTGGTCGACGTCGGTGCAGGGCTATTTCAGCAACTCGTTTTTGAACAAGGCCCCCGTCATTTCCCTGCTCTCCCCGGCCACGGGCAGCGCCGTCCTACCGGGAACCTCCGGGCGTATGCGCCTGAGGGCGGATGTATCCGACGACGGACAGCCTTCCCCCGTCACCACCCAATGGAATTTGCTCAGCGGCCCGGCCGCCGTCACCTTCGACAACGCCACCGACCGCGACACCCGCGCCACCTTCATCCAGACGGGGAAATACATTCTACGATTGACCGCCAGCGACTCCGAGCTGACCACCACCAAGGATGTGACGGTGCATGTCGGAAACGCGGACCCGACAAGCCCCGCACTCTGGCTCAAACTGGATGAAAGCTCCGGCACAGCCGCGACGGACATCTCAGGAAACAGCAACCATGGCACCCTCACCGGGAGTGCAAGCTGGCAGACCGACGCGGTTGCAGGACGAGCCTTAAGACTCAACGGGTCCAACAGTTACCTCAACATTCCCGACGCGGCGACACTCGAGCCGGGCAGCGCCTTTTCACTCAGTTACTGGTTCAAGGCGAATTCTTACAACACCGCGGGGGCCGGCTTGGTTTCCAAGCGGGATGCACCGACGACCAACAACTCCTTCACCACCTTCCTCCAAGGAAACCCCTTGGACGCCGCCTACAAAAAAATCAGCGTGGATATCAACGGCAATACCAGCCGCTTTACAAGCAGCACCCAGTTCGCCTTGGGAACCTGGTATCATGTCACCGTCGTTTACGACGGAACGCAGCCCGCCGCACAGAGGGCCAGACTCTATGTCAACGGATTGCTTGACGCAACCGCCAGCGAACCTTTCACCTCGGTTCCGGATTATCCCTCGGCCATCAAAATCGGCCTCACCCACGCAGGCGCTTCGACTTGGTTCGACGGGGCCGTGGACGATATCCGTTTCTTTCAGCGCGCCCTGACCGATTCCGAGATTTCCAGCCTGGCCGGCACCCTCAATATCGCCCCTCTTGTTTCCACCGGCACGCCCCCCGCGGCCACCAGCGCGGTTCCGGCCAACCTGTCGGGCTCGGTATCCGATGATGGCCGGGGCGGCGCACTCACCTCTTTCTGGGAATTGGTCAGCGGACCGGGAACCGTGGTCTTCGGCAACGCAACGGGCGCCTCCAGCTCCGCGACCTTCAGCCGGGCCGGTTCGTACCGCCTGCGTCTCTCCGCCTCGGACACCCAGGCCGAAACCAACAACGAATTGACCATCACGGTCTCGCCCAACTCCGCGGTCTTTGCGGACTTCATTCAAGAAGCATTCCCGGAAGGAACCAACCCGGCACTGCTCATCCCAAACGCAGATCCGGACGGTGATGGAGTTTCCAATTTGACCGAATTCGCACTGGGCATGAATCCTTCGCTACCGGATGCCAAGACTCACACCGGACTTGCCAACGGTCTTCCCGCATGGCAGATACCAGACTCTGGATCTGGTTTCCTCTCATTCACCATGCGCAGACCCAAATCACTTCTCGACATCAACTACCGGGTGGAGGTCTCGGGCAATCTCGGCACCTGGTCGGACGCCCTTTTGACCGGCCCCGCGCAGGACAATGGAAACGGGACGGAAACGCTGACCTACCGCGATACGGTGCCCATGTCTTCCGCCACAAAACGGTTCATCCGACTGCGCATCGAGCAACCGTGA